Within Sorangiineae bacterium MSr11367, the genomic segment TGGTGGAAGTGCGCGCCGCCGGCGACAAGGCGGACGAGTGCGTGCAGGCCATCGGGGAACTCATCGCGAACAAATTCGGAGAGCCGAGCTGATGAGCGATCGACCACCGCCGCGGAAGGATCGACAGAAAGGGCAAACGCCCCCGGGGGGGATCCGGTCCGTGCGGACGCCGTCGTCGGGAGGCATCCCCGTCGCGCGAGGTTCATCGCCTTCCCCTTCGTATCCGCCGCCGCCCTCGTCGGGCGATGCATCCCTCGAGACGCACCAGATCAAAGGCATCGCGGGCTCGCCGGGCGTCGCCGTCGGAACGGCGCTGGTCATCGGGGAGATGCGTGCAGCTTACACGCGTCGGCACATCCACACCGCATCGATGGACGCCGAGCTGGGGCGCGTGCGCAACGCCGTGGAGGCGGCGAAGACGAGCTTGCGCGAGGTGAGCCAACGGCTGCCCACGGACCAAGCGAAGACGCAGGCGCCCATTTTGGATGCGTACCTGCTCATGTTGGACGATCCGCTGCTGCACGAGAGGATCAACCGCAAGGTCCGCAGCGAGAAGAAGTGCGCGGAGTGGGCGGTCGCCGCGGCCAGCGAAGACATTCTGCGCCTGTTCGACGGTGGCCCCGGCGAAAAGGACGCGTACATCCAGGAGCGCCGGCACGACGTCGAGTTCGTGTGCGACCGCATTTTGCGCGCGCTGATGGGCGAGCCCGGGCACGTCATCCCGCGTCTGGATGCGCCGATGATCGTGGTCGCCCGCGACCTTTCGCCGGCCGATACGGCGGGCATGGTGCGCGAGCCGGCGCTGGCCTTCGTCACCGAGGTGGGAACGCGCACGAGCCATACGAGCATCATGGCCCGCGCGCTGGAGATCCCCGCCGTCGTGGGCGTGGCCGATGCGCTCAATTTGATCCGCACGGGCGACACGATCATCGTCGACGGATTGCGCGGCGAAGTCACCGTGCACCCGGACGAGCGGCTCGTCGCCGATGCGCATGCGCGTTCGGCGCGGCACCTCGCATTCGCGCGGGGTTTGCTCTCCGCGCGCAACCAGCCGTGTGTCACCGCCTCGGGTGAGGCCGTGGCCCTCAAGGCCAACGTGGAACTGCCCGCCGAGGCGATTTTGGCGCTGGATCACGGCGCGCAGGGCATTGGCCTGTATCGGACGGAGTTTCTGTACATCGATCGATCGAGCCTGCCCACGGAGGACGAGCAGTACGAGCTTTACCGCGCGGTGGTGGAAGCCGTTTCGCCGCACCCGGTGACCTTGCGCACGTTCGACATTGGCGGCGACAAGTTCGCGAGCACCTTCGCGCTGCCCGCGGAGATGAATCCCGCGTTGGGATTGCGCGCGGTCCGGCTGGCGCTCAGCCGGCCCGACGTGTTCATGACGCAGCTTCGCGCGATGGTGCGGGCCAGCGCGCACGGCGACGTGCGCATCATGGTGCCCATGGTGGCGAGCGTGCACGAGATGCGCGACGTGCGAAAGCTGCTCATGCGCGCCATCGCCGAGGTGAAGTCGCGCGGCCTGCCCCACGCGGCGCGCATTCCACTGGGCATGATGATCGAGGTGCCCTCGGCGGCGGTCATGGCCGACGTGTTCGCGCGCGAGGCCGAGTTTTTCAGCATCGGCACGAACGACTTGATTCAGTATGCGCTGGCCATCGATCGAACGAGCCGCACCCTGGCGAGCCTCGCCTCGCCCTTCGATCCTTCGATTTTGCGACTCATCTACAGCGTCGCCCGGGTGGCAGCCGATCGCCGCGTCCCCGTTTCCCTCTGCGGTGCGATGGCTTCCGACGTGCTCGCAGCCCCGCTTCTTCTCGGGCTGGGGCTACGGGATCTGAGCATGGAGGCCGCCGCCATCCCCGAGATCAAAGAGGCGATCCGCCGCGTGGAGCTCGCGGAATGTAAAAATGCAGCCGAGGAAGCACTCGCCTGCGACTCGGCGGAAGCGGTCGAGTCCCTGGTGGCCCGCGTCTTCGCACCGCGCTTCTTCGATTTGCTGGCGGGAAGCGCAGAAGAACCGGCGTTAGACTGAGAAATCCATGGCAGATGAGGCCTACGAAGGCCCTCATGGCCTGAGTGAACCTCAAATTGACTGAAGCTGGACTGAAAAGTCGGGAATAAAGCGCGAAGTGCTTTGACGTGGGTGTGGACGAGTATGCTACGGTCCGCGCCGCATGGGCTTCGCGTTGTTTCGTCGTTGCGTTGCCTCCGTATCTGCGGCGGTGGTGGTGCTGTCTGTGTTTGCCGGGGGCACCGGCTGTAGCTCCGAGACGGAGGGGGCCTCGGATTCTCCTTGTCCACCGGGGCAGGCGTGCCAAGCGCGCCTGACGATCCTTCACACCTCGGACATCCACTCTCGGATCTATCCGTACGACCAACTCGTCACCCAAGTCGATTCGGATTTGGGCCTCGGGACCATCGGAGA encodes:
- the ptsP gene encoding phosphoenolpyruvate--protein phosphotransferase → MRTPSSGGIPVARGSSPSPSYPPPPSSGDASLETHQIKGIAGSPGVAVGTALVIGEMRAAYTRRHIHTASMDAELGRVRNAVEAAKTSLREVSQRLPTDQAKTQAPILDAYLLMLDDPLLHERINRKVRSEKKCAEWAVAAASEDILRLFDGGPGEKDAYIQERRHDVEFVCDRILRALMGEPGHVIPRLDAPMIVVARDLSPADTAGMVREPALAFVTEVGTRTSHTSIMARALEIPAVVGVADALNLIRTGDTIIVDGLRGEVTVHPDERLVADAHARSARHLAFARGLLSARNQPCVTASGEAVALKANVELPAEAILALDHGAQGIGLYRTEFLYIDRSSLPTEDEQYELYRAVVEAVSPHPVTLRTFDIGGDKFASTFALPAEMNPALGLRAVRLALSRPDVFMTQLRAMVRASAHGDVRIMVPMVASVHEMRDVRKLLMRAIAEVKSRGLPHAARIPLGMMIEVPSAAVMADVFAREAEFFSIGTNDLIQYALAIDRTSRTLASLASPFDPSILRLIYSVARVAADRRVPVSLCGAMASDVLAAPLLLGLGLRDLSMEAAAIPEIKEAIRRVELAECKNAAEEALACDSAEAVESLVARVFAPRFFDLLAGSAEEPALD